One Prevotella sp. E2-28 genomic window, CCTTGCGCTCATTGGAAATGACAGTGGCTGCAAGGACATTGTACTCAGGAACTTTCAGAAGATTGTTGAGAGCACTGTGTTCGGTATAGTCCTTGCCAGACTTGACTTCTATCGGGTGGGCGCTCATCGTGGTGTGGTTGTCAACCAGATAGTCCACCTCGCCCTGCTTGCGGTTGTCGTAATAGTAGAGCTTATGCCCATGTGCGCGAAGTTCCTGGGCTACCACATTCTCATAGACGGAACCGAGATTGATGCTACGGATATCGTCAAGAACGGGACGGATGTTATTGCGATAGAGTATGCCGGTAAGGAGGCCCACATCGTTCAGATAGAGCTTCAGCAGATTCTTTTGGAGTGACTCACTCAACGGGAAATGAGGATTGGATATGGCATTGACGGCCAAGGAAATACCTGATGATATCAGGTACTCGAACTCTTCCTTGTACTGGTCGAAGCGGTCGCCCTTCTTATCACGGATGTTTTGAACCACCACACGCTTCTTCTTGTTTTCCATCTGCGAGGGAATCATCTCGTAGATACGGCGTATAAGCAGCTTCTTATTGTGCTCCTTCTCGTACTTGGAAGCATCGCTGGCATAAAGGCTACGAATGCCATCCTGTACCTCGCGCACCTTCACAATGTTATGCGTTTCGAGGTAGGTGTTGACGGCATCGGGCAGACCGCCTACCAGCAGATAGCGGCGGAACAGGTCGAGCACATGGTTATGGTGTTCTTCCGAAAGGCTCTGGCGATTCTCGTAGGACTTGCGAAGCATGTCAATAGCCTCCATGCCGAAGCCGTTGGCAATCAGGAACTCCTCGAAATCGAGCTGGAACATATCCTTGATGGTGATGCTACCTACTGGAATGGAAGTGGTGTCTTTCAGGGTGATACCCAACAGACTGCCACTGGCGATATAACGGTAGCGGTTATCCTCACGAAGGAACTTCAGTATGGTGAGGTACTGCGAATAGTGTTGAATCTCGTCGAGAAACACCAGTGTGTCCTCGCGGTTATTGAGCTTGTCGCCTGCCACCATGCTAAGGGTCAGATAGAAGTCTTCCTTCTTATGGATGTTTTTGAAGAGCTGCTCACCCTCGTCATCCTCCACGAAGTTGATCTCCACAAAGTTCGGGTACAGACGTGTACCCACCTCACGAATACTGAACGACTTACCAATCTGGCGGGCTCCCTCCAGTATCAGAATCTTGTCATTATCGGACTTCAGATAGTCCTCGATGTACGATGTAATCTTCCTGTACAGCATGGCAATTTACACTTTTCAATAACTTTTGGCAGTCAAAAACTACACTTTTCAATAAAATTTAGTGCTGCAAAATTACACTTTTCAATCGAAACGACAAAACAAATCGACGAAAAAGTGCGAAAATAACATCAAGAAAGCAGTGCAATGGCCTGCTTGATGCCGTCCATCAGGGCCTGATCGTAGGACTTGCGGGGATGGGTGTCACGGCTTAACCCATCGGAAAGCCGGATGAGACGGCAATAGTAATCACCCGTGTTCTGGAAGAAAGTATCACGGTAAACCAGTAATTCAAGGTGCTTCTTCCGGCGCAGCCAGTCCTGGACGGCTGATAAAGTGGGTGCTGAATAGCATCTGGCACCGCGACCGCGCGTTTCCTTGGGGGCATTGTAGTCTTTCAGTTCCAGGGTGTCGCCTTCTGCATTCTGTAACTGGCCATCCACATCATAGTATGATAAGGTGGGTTCCTTGAATCCCAACTTCCACAACTGTCGTGCCGTGACCTTATCTACTACTATCTGCTTAAGCATACTGATACCTTTCGGGTTGCAAAGGTACGAATTTATTTTGAAATGGCGGTATTCTATGGCATCTTTGATGCAATTTAACGCGATTTACGTTGTGCTGCATCTTGACCGCCTGACATCTCGCAGTTTTTTACTGTCAGGGTTACTCGGTTCTTAACACCTTTACGGGTGCAAAGTTAGCAGAATGCGCAATCCACCAATAACCAGTCGCTGGCTCCCTATCCAGAGGAATTTTTCGCAGCAGACTTCCCAAATGCGCGTATTTGGGTATTCTGCGAAAAATTGCACTGGATTTCTTGGATTTGATTGCCTGACCATTCCGCACTTTCAGCACCAGTAAAGGTTAAACCGCGATAACGCAGACAATGAATTTAAAAAAAACTACGTGTCAGGCAAGATGAACCTGAACAAAAAAGTAAGGTTTCCCGTTCCTCCGTAGGCAATAAAATCAAGTTCAACAGTTATGCAGACAGCAACATTAAAGAGAATGCCGATTTCTTCATGGAGTGTGGAGGATAGGCCGACAGAGAAGATGCAGGAATTAGGTGTTAACGCCCTCACGGATGCTGAGCTCCTGAGTGTTATCATCGGGTCAGGTACGCATAAGGCTTCGGCAGTGGATATTGCCAAGAAACTATTAGCAGACCATCAGAACAACCTCAATGAACTGGGCAAGGCTGAGTTTTACGAGATTTGCGAGACGGAGGGAATCGGCACCAGTACGGCATGTCGTATCATGGCAGCCATCGAGTTAGGCAAGCGCAGGCAGATGGCGCAGATGGGTGACCATCCTGACCTGTCAACGGCTTTCAGAGTACACCAGTTCATGCGCCCGTTCTGCCAGGATCTCAAAGTAGAGGAAGCCCACTTGCTCCTGATGAACCAGAACTACCGACTGATTAAGCATATCAAGTTGTCGCAGGGCAGCATTACAGAGACCTTGATGGACATTCGCCTGATCATGAAGTATGTAGTACTCAACAACGCCACCATCCTGACCGTCTGCCATAACCACCCCTCGGAGAACACTTGCCCCAGCAGGATGGATGACGAGATAACGAAGGCCATCCAGAACGCCTGCAAGCTGATGCGCATCTATTTCGCCGACCATGTGATCGTATGCACGGAGAACTATTACAGCTATCGGGAGAACGGCAAGGTATAAACGGAATCAATTCATAACATATAAATCAATATAACAATGAACAAGTGCGTTAAAATCACATTCCAGCCCATTATCTGGAGAGACGAGAATCTGAACAATGCAAGTGCAAGGATTGGCAGCACGACATGCCATGTGTTCGGCGAGACCAAGGAACAGTTATTCGAGAACATCAAGCAAAAAATATGGGCGATGTCCTCAGAGGCTCACATCCTCGACGAGGAAGTGGCTGCAGAGTATAACCAGTGGATTGCCGACAGATGGAAGGCAAAGAGCATACCGGCAGAGATCAAGAACATGGGAATGCGGGATATGCGCTATGCCCTTCCCTACTCCAAAGAATTCAAACAATGGCTCAGAAAACACAACTGATATGGTGAACATCAATGGATTCGACTTCTATGAGGAACCGGGCATCTGTGGAACATGCCCCTTCCTCATTACTGGCAACACCAGCGTGCCAGGCATTTCCTGTCATAGCGACCGAGGCCTGTGCATCCAGTGGAATGAGGCGCATCACACATGGGCCAACATACCACGTCGATGCAAGAAACTCTTCAAAAGTGCCTTTGCGCTATACAACGACAGCGGAGAAACATTAGTAATAACCAAGAAGGAATAAGATATATGAAAACGATTATTTGCAAATTCAAGTCCGATGGTACGGACATCAGAAAAACAGCCGTCATCAATGATACGCTGGACGGCTTCAGTAAATCAAAGAAGAACGAGGCTACTGACATCATTGAGCCTGACACACTTGACTTCGAGGGATGGTGTATCTACTTTGAGATAACAGACACGCTTGCCTATGAAGTTATGTTCGTATATGACCCGGAGAACGGCATCAAGACACTGAAACCTGTCAAGGCCATCACATGGGATGGGTCAGACATTGACCATGTAGCCATTACGGATGTGCAAGCGGTAAGCGTCACAATTCGTTAGGAAATAAAAGTGTTAAAATGCCGTCAGAAGTGAGAATATAGTTAATTTTGCAACCATTTAAACGATGATGAAGATGAAGAAACTTATGCTTTTACTGATGCTGATGATGGCAATGCCATCGACAGCCCAGAACACAGATAACTCATTCCCCAAGAAAGGCTATAAGGTCAAATGGATTAAGAGAACGCCAAATGGCTTTGAATCATACGTCTGCACTATCAGGAAGTTCGAGGACAGCGACACCATCTACTGCATGACCTATTCCCCACCCGACCTGCAGCCCTATTGTGTCTGCTTCAGTCTGATACACCAGAAAGGGGCAGAGATGATTGCTGATGCGATGGAGCATCTGAACAAAAGCGAACGTATCAAATGGATAAAAGGATATTTGAGATACACCCACGCCAGTCAGGTAGATCCTGTCAACAGGTACAACGACTATTGGACTTATTTCAAACCCAAGATACGGGAGAGAACACTGGCCAAGAACTTCTCCTTATCCGCAGCTATCTACGCCTACAGCAGAGACCGGTCCAAAGATGCAAAGTGGGCTGACACGACACCTGAGCAATGGCTACAACTCTATCAGGCTGCAAAGGTCGTCCTGCCTCTGATGGGAGCCGGAGAAGATACGAAAACCCTCTATGACAAGATATGTACCGAGGGTGGCTATTGATGCACCAAAGTATTTAATCTTTAATAAAGAAAAAATATATGATAGATAAAATACTGTCCTTTACCGCCTTTATTATCTTATGGGCTATCCTCTTCATTGGGTTGGTGATAGTGCCCAGGGAGAAAAGAAAGGATGTCCCCCGTACCAAACAGCCCAAGGACAAGCTGCCTAAGCTGCGGAAGCCCTCAGAGAAGCCCCTGAAGAAGGATGCCCCTCGTGCTGATAAGGAGCGGAAAGAAGAGGATAAGCGCCAAGAGAAAGATGAGAAAGCCCGTCGCAGGCGCGAGAAGGAGTTGGCCAAGAAGCAAGTACAGGAAAGCGAGGCACTGGAGCGTAAGACCCGTGAAGAGAAGCGACGCAAGGAGACTGAGAGGAAAGCCCGCGAAGAGGAAGAACGCAAACGGGATCGTGAACGTAAGAAGAAGCGTGAGCGCGAACGTCGCAGACGGGCAGAGGAAGACCGTAGGAAGCGGGAATACGAGGCGATGCTCTATGACGAGTACCGCCGCCAGCAAGGTTTCAGCTCATAGCACTCATGGTTGTACGAGTCTGTCATAACGAAAGAGCTGGTATTTGCGGATAATCTGTTCGCAGAGCTGGACATAATCCCTGGCAGTGGCGTAGCCTGCGGCCTTCAGGGCCAGGAGCCAGTGGTGATAATCGGTAGAGGGATAGCTATGACAGCGTTTGTAGCGGTCGGACATCAACAGTCGTGAATGATGGTCGATACTTTCCTCGACAGTGGCGTAGTTGCAGAACTTCTCATCGGGCTTGTCATCATTGTGCAGACTATAGGGCCTGCCCTCGGCCAGCCACTGCGGACTACACTTAATGCCAAAGTAGTTATTACCCTTGCGAGCCAGGTATGAACGGCCCCAATCGCTCTCAAAGGCCATTTGGGCCAGCGTCACTGAGGCTGGGATGCCGTATTGTCGCTGTTGCTCCATGGCGGCAGGGGCATAGTGCGAGAGGAACGTCTTACGATCCATCCGCTGGTGTTGGCTGATACTGTCGATGTCGGCAGTAACACCCTCGCCCAACAATGCCGTACAGGCTTCAGCCCTCACGTCCCCTATATATAATAATAATGTATAGGGGTCGGTCAGTGTGCCCTTATAGCGGCAAGTGATATGCAGATGACTTCCAGTAGAGCGCCCGGTATTCCCGCTGATGGCTACCACGTCACCGGCGATCAGTTCGTCACCCTCACTGACCCTGACCTTCGACAGGTGGCAGTAGCTGATGGTATATTCCCCATGCTGTAGCACTATATAGTTGCCAGAGCGAGGGTCAGCGCCAACCTTCTTCACCGTGCCATCGAACATGGCATATACCTCTTCATAATATGCTTTCAAGTCGAGACCGTTGTGCGAGGCCTTGGCTCCAGTAAACGGGTCACGACGAGTACCAAACGGCGAATTGACCTTTACATGCTTCAACGGATACGATACGCTCAGGTATCGCTGAATCCAAAAATCTCTGTCCGCAGCCCACGCTTGGGCTGACAGACAGAGCAGGATAACGCATAAAATGAGTGAACAAAATCTTCTCATTGGATAATTTTAATTGTATAAAATGAATAAAATATTACGAGTGCAAAGGAACACATTTTCATCGGAACCCGATGCCAATATAAATTTTGTTCCCTGAATTAACAACTCACGATGTCATTCTTTCGTGAAACGTTAATTCACGAACGAAAACTTCATCTGACTGCCAGTCTCACCATAAAGCCATACCTTTGCAGCACATTTACAAAAACTGAATAGACAAATGGCAAACAAAGAACATTTCAAGCAAGAAGAAATTCCATACGGAATCCTTGCGAAGTTTGGTCTCACTCAGGAAATGATTGAGGACCTTCCACAGAACGTGATACACCGTCTGCTTTCATCGCGTACCACGCCCGTGTTACCTATAGTTACTGAGAATATCGACGGCGAGACAATTCTGTCATACGCCCGTATCTCACTCATCCGTCTGGATGACGGCTCAGTAGATGTGTACTTCATTCCCAAATGGGTGGACGAAGATCTGGAGGAGTTCAGCATCGACCAGCAGGAACAGCTGAAAGCTGGTCGCGTCGTTAAGGCAGACCTGGGGAAAGAAGGACGCTGCTTTGTGCAGTTCGACGAGGTGATCAATCAGGTGATGGCCGTTCCCGTGGAGATTATCAACCAAAACATTTCCATCCTGACACGTACCCTTTTCCTTTCCGACGCTGACAAGGCCCTGTTGGAGGATGGCGGCATCGTGGAAATGGAAATCCATCATCAGAACATCAGTGCAGGCATCGACCTGAACGAACTCACCGGCATCCGTATCTCTGATGGCGACAGTATCGCATGGCGTGAGGATGCCAAGGTAGATAGTCTGCCACGATATAACTTTGGGCTCTTCGGCTGCTGGGTATGTGGTGATGACAACACGCTCAACTATATCTCTGAGGATGACTATACTGAAGAGATCCTGGACGAGCAGAAGCGTACACAGTCGATGAATGCCGCTAAGGCTCAGTTGAGCCAACTAAAAGTATAAGGATGTTTTTTGCATATTATTCATAGAATTAGATTTTTAGAGCCGTGCTGCCTGAGATAGGTCGCACGGCTCTTTTTAGATGGGTCACTTCTTTTCCAGCGTCCAAGGCTTGACTTCGGTGACTCTGCAGTCGAGGGTAATGGCATCGTTATAGACACCGAACTGCACTGGTCCCTTCGCATCGATATAGGTGCCGGGCTTCAGAAAATCCTCGTTCTGTGGGTCGAAATAGAGGAAATTGACCCAGGTGAACTCAGCCACGTCCTTGGTCTTATCGACGGAGAAGGCGCTAAAGACAAGGAAGATCTTACCATTCTTGTCCTCCTTCAGCTCTACGTCCTTCTTGCCGAGTTTACCACGGAAGGAGAGGACGCCCTCGATAGCATCAGTGCCATCGTTGGTCAGTTCAACACTCTCAGGACGCAGATAGCAGCACGTTTTACCGTTATGCTTCTGGATGCTCATCTCACCGGCAAGATTCACACGACGGCCAACGGTCAGTTCTGACACGTTTCCCTTGCTTGGAGCCATCATCACATTGATGAAAAGCTCTTTCGTCTCACCATTCTTGCCAGTGATAGGCAGTACAACACCACAAGAAAGATAGCTTGCGCCCTTCTTGTTTTTCTTCACACTTGCTGCGCGATTGATGGTAGCGCAGACTTTCAATTCTTCAATCTTAATCATAACTATAAATACTTTAAAACTATAAAACTTATACTTCTATTCTCAATTTGTCTAAGCCAGACGCTGGCCTGTATTCTGCTGTTCTTCCGGGTACTCCGCATCGAAATTCATCATGGCAGTCTCTCGCGCCACAACGGGGTCGATGGACTCGCGCTGACGTCTAATCAGGGTGGCAGCCTTTTGCTGTTCTGCCTGTTCATGCTGCTGAACAGCTTTCGCCTGTTCACTGGCTGTATCGTCATTGCCTGTATGGTCAAGCAAGACAGCCATGCCAATGGCCGAGGTGAACAGACCCGATATCAGGCTGGTGAAGAGGTCGCCACCTTGCTGGTAGGTACTCTCATTCGCCTGGTTTTGGCCCATCAGATAGGCCAAGAGCGTATTCGGATCATTGCTGCCCGTCTGTTGGGTGAGTTGTGCGCCAGCCTGGGCATTCTGCTGCTGTTGGGGAGTCAACTGTATCTGGGCCATCAGCCTGTCTGCCTGAGTTGGGGACGTATCTACCCCACTCTTCCGACTGGCCAGCAAGTCTGTGTTGGTTCCTTTCTTCAGTACCGTCGCAGTCAGATTACCACGGACGGCAATCTCTGCGAGATAGTTAAGCGGGTCAACAGTCTTCAACTCCGTGGTTCCTGAATCTTGATGTTTCACGGTCAGATGCAGGTGGGGGCCAGTACTATTGCCTGTGTTCCCAGACACGCCAAGCTTTTGCCCGGCATTCACCACATCACCCTGTTTCACGGCCACACTATCCAGATGACAGTAGGACACCCGCCATTTGGCGCCATCAACACGGTCGTACTCCACAACAGCATAGTTGCCACTGGACTTGTCGCTACCGACGGTTACAACACGGCCCTGGTTCTCCGTGGCCAGCACATCCTCATACTTCGCCCGTAGGTCAATGCCGTTATGTGCATGGTTCCTGTAGCTGGTAGGCGAAAGACCGAAGCCATCGGACATGACCATATTTTCACCAGCGAGAGGAAAAGAATAGCCCTGAGTCGTAGCCAGCAGCATCGTCTGCTGCTCTGCTACTCGTGGCAAGGTCTTCGCCTGTTGGTCGTACTTGCTCAGGCCATACGCCTCGATGTCTGCTATCAGCATATTGGCATAGTTGCGATTGGTGGCATAGCCAGCCGCCTGCAGGCCGTTGGCCCATCCGCGATAGTCATCATCCGCACACCGGCGACACGCTGCATAACGGTTGCCCATCAGGAACTGCGAGTGATGGTTGATGCTCTCCTCGACGGTGGCGTAGTTGCAGAACTTCTCATTCGGCTTATCATCATGATGCAGACTGTACGGCTTGCCCTCGGCGAGCCACTGCTGGCTGCACTTGATGCCGAAATAGTTGTTACCTGTCTGTGCCAGGTTCGACTTACCTCCAGCCGACTCGATATACATCTGCGCCAACGTCACTGAGGCAGGAATACCATATTTCTGCTGCTGTGCCATAGCCAGAGTTGCATAGCGCTCAAAGAACGCAACCTTTTCTTGATTCAACTTTCCCATTTCTATTCACTTTTAAAGATGCATTGTGCGCTTCGGCTCAGGCTCCGACTCGGTGACCTTTGCTCCGTCCTTCGCTTCTGATACCGGCTCGCTTTGTTGCTGTGACTGGTTTACACAGAGCTCGTTCTGAAACAACTGGGCAGCAAGTGCCACCTTGAACGCCTCACGGTCTTCAGAGAGCCAGAACCGCTGAATCTGCGACTTGCTGAGTTCGACGGGTTTCTGACGCTCGCCATCGATGGTGGCAAACATAATCGTCGCTCCCTCATGGTATCTGTCCTTGGTGATGTTAACCTTCGATATACGCGAGAGGTCAGCCCCTTCAGGAACTTTCGGCATCAGCACGTCGGCCTTGCTCTCAGGATGGTTGACCACCATCTGGTAGTATTTCTGCGCCAGCTCACTGCGCACCGTGTCAAACTCCGGCGTGCGGAACGACTGGAAAAAACGGTCTATATCCTCGCGCTCTGGGTAGATGGTGAAGGCTTTCTCGTCAGCGGGTTTCACATAGAGCACATAACGGTCACGGTCGTCACGGGTCATAGACACCTGTTCGAATGAAACCGAACGGTTCACCTCTTCGGCAACGGCACCTTGGGCGACTGTCTGTGGCTCTTCGCCACGCATGGCCGAATAGTCGATGTCCTCACCCTTCATAATCTTGCCCAA contains:
- a CDS encoding ATP-binding protein, with protein sequence MLYRKITSYIEDYLKSDNDKILILEGARQIGKSFSIREVGTRLYPNFVEINFVEDDEGEQLFKNIHKKEDFYLTLSMVAGDKLNNREDTLVFLDEIQHYSQYLTILKFLREDNRYRYIASGSLLGITLKDTTSIPVGSITIKDMFQLDFEEFLIANGFGMEAIDMLRKSYENRQSLSEEHHNHVLDLFRRYLLVGGLPDAVNTYLETHNIVKVREVQDGIRSLYASDASKYEKEHNKKLLIRRIYEMIPSQMENKKKRVVVQNIRDKKGDRFDQYKEEFEYLISSGISLAVNAISNPHFPLSESLQKNLLKLYLNDVGLLTGILYRNNIRPVLDDIRSINLGSVYENVVAQELRAHGHKLYYYDNRKQGEVDYLVDNHTTMSAHPIEVKSGKDYTEHSALNNLLKVPEYNVLAATVISNERKVYQEGKVTYMPVYFVMFMEADTPQTDEEEYIF